The window CACGGTCACCGAGGACGGCGGCCGGCGCCTCAACACAACGACCCGCGAGATGGTCATAGTGGACTGAACGGCCCCAGGAGTACCGGCACCCCTCTAGTGACAGACGGCGCGACCCATGACCCAGGCACCGACACCCACCGCGGACACCGTCCGCCGACTGGTCCGTTCCCTGCTCAAGGACGGTGCGGACGACACCGCCGGCCCCGAGGTCCGGCCCGTCGCCGAGGGCGGCGAGCCCGTCACCTGGTGGGTCGGCGCCCGCCATGTGCTGCGCCTCGCGCCCGACCGCGAGACCGCCGTCCGGCAGCGCCGCGAGCTGCGGCTGCGCGACCTCGTCCGCCCGCACCTGGCGGTCGCCGTGCCGACGAGCGTCGCGCACGGCGAGTGGGCGCCCGGGCTGACCTACACGCTGGACACCAAGGTGCCGGGCGGCTCGGCCGAGGAGCACGACGTGTCCGCCCTCGGCGAGGCCGATCTGGCCGGACTGCTCACCGGGCTGCGCGAGGTCCCCGCGCGGCAGGCCGAGGCGCTCGGCGTGCCGCGCACCGGCCCGCGCTCCCTGGAGGCGCTGCGTCGCCGTGCCGAACGCGCCGCGGGGCGCCTCGCCGCGGCCGACGAGTTCGATGCCGTCCGGATGCACCAGCTCACCCAGCCGGCCGCGGTCCAGCTCGCCGCCCAGCCCGCCGGAGCCGTCCTCGTCCACCACGGCCTGACCGGCGAGCACCTGGTGGTCAGCGCCGACGGCCGGGTGCGCGCCGTCCTCGGCTGGACCGACACCGTGGTCGGCGACCCGGCCGAGGACATCGCGGGCCTCGCCCGTGCCGTCGGCTCCCCGGCCGCCGTCCGCGCCGCCACCCTCGCCGGCTACGGCGCCCGCCCCTGTCTGCGCGGCCTGTGGCTGGCCCGCTGCGACACCGTGGTCCACCTGGCCGAAGCCCTCGACGCCGTGAGCCGCACCTCCCTGCCGCTGCTGCGACGGCAACTGGAGCTCGCCTGGGAGCCGATTCTGCTGGAGCGCGTCACCGAGCTGAGGGACGAGGAGTCCTAGCGCTCACTCCTGCGCTCACTCCTGGAGCAGCACCACACACGACTCCCCGGGCAGGTGCAGCACCCCGTCCTCGCCGGGCCCTTCCACGGGCTCCCACGCGGCCAGTACGCGCGCCTGACGGGGGCCCAGCGGGATCTGTGCCGGTTCCTTGGCGAGGTTGACGGCCACGCGTACGTCCCCGCGCCGGAAGGCGAGCCAGCGCTGCTGTTCCTCGTAGGCGACCTTGGTGTCGGCGAGGTCGGGGTCGGTGAGGTCCGGCTGCTCGTGGCGCAGGGCGATCAGCCGGCGGTACCAGGCCAGCACGCGCGCGTGGGGTTCACGCTCGGGCTCGGACCAGTCCAGACAGGAGCGGTCCCGGGTCGCCGGGTCCTGCGGGTCGGGTACGTCCTCCTCGGCCCAGCCGTGCGCGGCGAACTCCCGGCGTCTGCCGCGCCGTACCGCCTCGGCGAGCTCGGGGTCGGTGTGGTCGGTGAAGAACTGCCAGGGCGTGCCCGCCGCCCACTCCTCGCCCATGAACAGCATCGGCGTGAACGGAGCGGTCAGGGTCAGCGTGGCCGCGCAGGCCAGCAGGCCGGGGGAGAGGGAGGCGGCGAGCCGGTCGCCCTGGGCGCGATTGCCGACCTGGTCGTGGGTCTGGCTGTAGCCCAGCAGCCGGTGTCCGGCCACCCGCGAGCGGTCCAGCGCTCGCCCGTGGTGGCGGCCCCGGAAGCTGGAGTACGTGCCGTCGTGGAAGTACCCGCCGGTGAGCGTCTTGGCGACGGCCGCGAAGGGGGAGCGCCCGAAGTCGGCGTAGTAGCCCTGGGACTCGCCGGTCAGCGCGGTGTGCAGGGCGTGGTGGAAGTCGTCGTTCCACTGCGCCTGGAGCCCCAACCCGCCCTCCATGCGCGGGGTGATGATCCGCGGGTCGTTCAGGTCGGACTCGGCGATCAGGAACAGTGGACGGTCCAGATCGGCCGACAGCGAGTCCACCGCCGTCGACAGCTCCTCCAGGAAGTGGCACGCGCGCGTGTCCCGCAGCGCATGCACCGCGTCGAGGCGGAGTCCGTCGATCCGGTAGTCGCGCAGCCAGGCCAGCGCGCTGCCCACGAGGTAGTCGCGCACCTCGTCGGAGCCGGGCGCGTCCAGGTTGACGGCGGCGCCCCAGGGCGTGTGGTGGGTCTCGGTGAAGTACGGCCCGAAGGCGGGCAGATAGTTGCCCGACGGGCCGAGGTGGTTGTGCACCACGTCGAGGACGACACCGAGGCCGAGGTCGTGCGCCCGGTCGACAAACCGTTTCAGCGCCTCGGGACCGCCGTACGGCTCGTGCACCGCCCACAGCGACACCCCCTCGTACCCCCAGCCGTGCCGGCCGGGGAAGGGGCACAGCGGCATCAACCCGACGTGCGTGACGCCCAGTTCGACGAGGTGCCCGAGCCGCTCGGCGGCCGCGTCCAGGGTGCCCTCGCGCGTGTACGTGCCCACATGCAGCTCGTAGAGGACCGCCCCCGGCAGCGGACGCCCGGCCCATTCGGCGCGCCAGGTGTAGCGCCCGTGGTCCACGACGGCGCTGCGTCCGTCGGGTCCGTCGGGCTGACGGCGTGAGCGCGGGTCGGGCAGCACCGGCCCGTCGTCCAGCGCGTAGCCGTACCGGGTGCCGTCCTGCGCGTCCGCCTCCCCCTGCCACCAACCTTCTCGTTCCGGATCGCGCTCCAACGCGCGTGTGGCGTCCCCGTAATGGAGCGTCACACGGCCGGCCTGCGGTGCCCACACCTCGAACTGCACGGACGGTTCCCCTTCGTCTGCTCACCGTGATGTAGCCCGTCCATGGTGCTTCAAACGAGATCAATCCGCTTTTGAATCTTCCCTTTTGCGGCGGGTGTCGCCGGGTACGCACGCGTGGCGGGTGTTTTCCGGTTTTCTGGACACTCCGGCCCGGCTGTCCGACAATCACGAGCGTGACGTCGTCTTTCGAGTTCAACACGTACCCCGCGCGGCTTTCCGACGCGGAGCGCGACAAGGCGCTGAAGGTGCTCCGTGACGGCGTCGCCATGGGCCGTCTCTCGCATGACACGTTCATCCGGCGCATGGAGCTGGCCCTCGCCGCCCGCCGCGCCGACGAACTGCTCCTCCTCACCGCCGACCTGCCCCAGGAGAACCGGTTCTCCCGCCTGCTCTTCGGCACGGTCGAGGCGGTCTCCGGATTCGGCGTACGGCTGCGCAGGGCCTGGCAGGCCGAGCGGCTGCCCAAGCTGCTGCTGCCCCACCCCGGCGGCGGCCACCCGCTGCGCATCGGGCGCGATCCGGCCAACGGTCTGCGCCTGACCCACGAGACGGTCTCGCGGGTGCACGCCGAACTGACCCGCCACGGTGGCATGTGGGTGCTGCGGGACCTCGGCTCTACCAACGGCACCACGGTGAACGGCCGACGCGTCATCGGGGCGGCCGTCGTCCGCGAGGGCGATCAGGTCGGCTTCGGGCAGCTGGCGTTCCGGCTCGCCGTGAACTAAGCCGCACCTTAGCTCTGGCCTTGGCTTTACGGGGTGCGGTGGGGGAAATCCCTTTGCATACGCGGGTGTTGACGTACCTGCAGTAGTCGTGACTGACTGTGCGTACCCCATGCACATCAGGTGAATCGACGGCACCGGCTCGCGGAGGTGCGCCCTGCTGCCACTCCTCCGCTACCCGACCGTCGACGAGCTCGGCGCCCGGGCGGCCGCGTTCGTCACCCGCCATCCCTCGGACGCGCGGCTGCGCCGTGTCGGGACCTCCCGCGCGGGCAGCCCCCTGTGGCTGCTGTCCGTCGGCCAGGGCAGCCGCCATGTCCTCGTCGTCGCCGGACCGCACGCCAACGAACCCGTGGGCGGCGCCACCGCCCTCCGGCTCGCCGAACGCGTCCTCGCCGACCCCCGCCGCCACGAGGAAGCCGACGCCACCTGGAACTTCCTGCTCTGCCTCGACCCGGACGGCCTGCGTCGCAACGAGGGCTGGCTGCAGGGCCCGTACACCCTCGGCCGCTACTTCCGGAACTTCTTCCGCCCCGGCTTCCTGGAACAGCCCGAGTGGCTGCCCGACGGCGCGGACCACGCCGCGCTGCCCGAGACCCGCGCCCTGCTCGCCCTCCAGGACGAACTGCGGCCCTTCCTCCAATGCTCGCTGCACGGCGTCGACGTCGGCGGCGGCTTCGTCGAGCTCACCCACGACCTGCCCGGCTTCCCACGCCGCCTCGCGCACACCGCGGCCCGCCTCGGCATCCCCCGCGAACTCGGCCCGTACGACACCCTGTACTGGCCGCGCCTCGGGCCCGCCGTCTACCGGATCCCGCCGCCGCGCCGGGGCGACCTCGCCGCGGCCATCACCGAGGCCGCCGTGGAGTCGACATGGTTCCACCCCCACCGCTACGGCACGGTGACGGCGGTGGTCGAGGCACCCATGTGGGGCGTGGCCGCTGTGGAGGACGACACCACCCCCGCCGACGCCGCCGCCGTCCTGCGCACGGTCAGCCGCGCCCTGCGGCACGACTCCCGGCTGCTGGCACGGCTCCTCGCCCGGATCCGCCACCATCTGCCCCCCACTCCCGAGACCGCGCAACTGCTCGCCCCGGTCGACGACTATTTACTGGTCTGTCCAGGCCTCGCCGACGCGTGGGACCCCGACATGGTCACCGTCGACGCCCAGCCGCTGCCACCGCTCAGCACCGCCCATCTGGCCACCCTGCGCATCGCCGGGCGGCGTCTCGCGCTGCGCACGGCGGGGCTGCTGCACCGGCTGGTGACCGACTCGGGCCGCGACCCGGCCGGTGTGCTGCCGGAGCTGGACCGGCTCATCGACCTGTGGTGCGCCGACTACCGCGACGGCTGCGGGGCCCGGTGGATACCGGTCGCGCGCCAGGTCGAATACCAGTCCCGAGTGGTGCTCGCCGCGTTCGAGCCGGCCTCGCGGCACGCGCGCGCGTGCTCCCGTTCGGGTGAGCCGGGGTGGGGTTCCGAGGCCGCCGTGCCGATGCATCGGGAATGACACACTCCACCACAGTGAAGGCGGGACGGGCCGGTGTCCGGGGCGTCCTGCTTGCGGCCGCCTCGCTCCTCGTCCTCGCGACGGTTCCGGCGCAGGCCGCCGAGCGGGAGACCCTCCCGGGCAACTGGCTCTACCTCACGCTCACCACGGGCGACGCGCAGTCCAGCGACACCCGCGGCACGCTGCTGATGTGCAACCCGCCCCAGGGCCACGCGAGCGCGACCGAGGCCTGCGCGGAACTGGCGGCGGTCGACGGCGACATCGCCCGTATGACTCCGAAGGACAGGGTCTGCACGATGATCTACGCGCCGGTGTCCGCCAGGGCGAGCGGCCAGTGGAACGGCCGCCCGATCGAGTTCCGGCAGACCTTCGGCAACGCGTGCGAGATGGAGGCGCTGACGGGGGCGGTGTTCGCACTGGACGACTGACAGGCTGAGGGCCCTGCACGTGCGCGTGGCGGTTCACGCCGCCCTGTCGCGCGCGTGCAGGGCCGCCGCGACGACCGTGCGGGACTGGTGCTCGATCTGGTGCTCCAAGGGCACCCAGCGGGCCCGGAACCGGCGCTCGAAGGAACTGCTCCAGGACGCCACGAGCCGTTCCAGATCCGGCGCCGCACGGTCGTCGGTCTCCTGCAGCACCCGCAGCAGCATGGCCGCCGCCCGCAGCGGCAGCCGGCGCGCGAAGGCGTCCACACTGCCGATGTACGCGCGCGTGTTGTCCACCGGGACCGTGTGCGCCCAGTCCGCGGCCAGCCCCGGCACCAGCTCCAGCGCCCACCGCGAGGCCCGCAACAGCGGCCCGTCGGCCCCGTCCAGACGGGGCAGCACCTCGGTGAGCACCCGCTCCACCTCCAGCGCGTCCCGCACCAGCCGGCCCGAGAGCCGCCGCATCGCCGCCGCCGGCGCCGGATGCGGCACGGGGTCGTCGACCAGGTCGCTCGCCCACATCGGCACCTCCACGACCGCCGTCAGACCGCCGTACCGGTGGATGTGGTGCCAGGTGCTGTGCCGGGCGTCGTCGGGCATGCTCGGGTACGCAGCCCCCGCCCCCGGCGCCGGCATCACATGCACGCCGGGACCGGACGCGGGCCAGCCCGCGGCGTCCGAGGCGCCCGTCTCCACCGGGATGTTCAGCTCGGCCGCCGACTTGGCGAACGGCTCGGCAAGGCCGGGCAGGTCCTTCGTCAACTGCACCCAGCTGCCGCCCAGATCGGTGCCGTGCAGGGTCGCCTGGAGGTAGGGGCGCAGTTCGTCGATGACCCCGGTCAGGGCGCGAGTCTCCGGCGGCAGCCGGTCGGGCGGCAGTACGGCGGGCGACCACTCCGGCTGCTCGGGACCCGCCGGCCGGAAGAAGCCCAGGTGGTAGTCGAACAGGCTGCGCGGCGCCGGGG of the Streptomyces sp. NBC_00287 genome contains:
- a CDS encoding M14 family zinc carboxypeptidase; the protein is MLPLLRYPTVDELGARAAAFVTRHPSDARLRRVGTSRAGSPLWLLSVGQGSRHVLVVAGPHANEPVGGATALRLAERVLADPRRHEEADATWNFLLCLDPDGLRRNEGWLQGPYTLGRYFRNFFRPGFLEQPEWLPDGADHAALPETRALLALQDELRPFLQCSLHGVDVGGGFVELTHDLPGFPRRLAHTAARLGIPRELGPYDTLYWPRLGPAVYRIPPPRRGDLAAAITEAAVESTWFHPHRYGTVTAVVEAPMWGVAAVEDDTTPADAAAVLRTVSRALRHDSRLLARLLARIRHHLPPTPETAQLLAPVDDYLLVCPGLADAWDPDMVTVDAQPLPPLSTAHLATLRIAGRRLALRTAGLLHRLVTDSGRDPAGVLPELDRLIDLWCADYRDGCGARWIPVARQVEYQSRVVLAAFEPASRHARACSRSGEPGWGSEAAVPMHRE
- the treZ gene encoding malto-oligosyltrehalose trehalohydrolase, which encodes MQFEVWAPQAGRVTLHYGDATRALERDPEREGWWQGEADAQDGTRYGYALDDGPVLPDPRSRRQPDGPDGRSAVVDHGRYTWRAEWAGRPLPGAVLYELHVGTYTREGTLDAAAERLGHLVELGVTHVGLMPLCPFPGRHGWGYEGVSLWAVHEPYGGPEALKRFVDRAHDLGLGVVLDVVHNHLGPSGNYLPAFGPYFTETHHTPWGAAVNLDAPGSDEVRDYLVGSALAWLRDYRIDGLRLDAVHALRDTRACHFLEELSTAVDSLSADLDRPLFLIAESDLNDPRIITPRMEGGLGLQAQWNDDFHHALHTALTGESQGYYADFGRSPFAAVAKTLTGGYFHDGTYSSFRGRHHGRALDRSRVAGHRLLGYSQTHDQVGNRAQGDRLAASLSPGLLACAATLTLTAPFTPMLFMGEEWAAGTPWQFFTDHTDPELAEAVRRGRRREFAAHGWAEEDVPDPQDPATRDRSCLDWSEPEREPHARVLAWYRRLIALRHEQPDLTDPDLADTKVAYEEQQRWLAFRRGDVRVAVNLAKEPAQIPLGPRQARVLAAWEPVEGPGEDGVLHLPGESCVVLLQE
- a CDS encoding DUF1707 and FHA domain-containing protein; translated protein: MTSSFEFNTYPARLSDAERDKALKVLRDGVAMGRLSHDTFIRRMELALAARRADELLLLTADLPQENRFSRLLFGTVEAVSGFGVRLRRAWQAERLPKLLLPHPGGGHPLRIGRDPANGLRLTHETVSRVHAELTRHGGMWVLRDLGSTNGTTVNGRRVIGAAVVREGDQVGFGQLAFRLAVN
- a CDS encoding M14 family zinc carboxypeptidase, with the protein product MSLLPELRYPTVTEVVSAARALAAQRPGLCTLRQVGVSRAGRPLHLLSVGRARPAVLVVAGAHANEPTGGPTLLALAERVVHERALRADTSWHFLLCADPDGASLHVTPAPRSLFDYHLGFFRPAGPEQPEWSPAVLPPDRLPPETRALTGVIDELRPYLQATLHGTDLGGSWVQLTKDLPGLAEPFAKSAAELNIPVETGASDAAGWPASGPGVHVMPAPGAGAAYPSMPDDARHSTWHHIHRYGGLTAVVEVPMWASDLVDDPVPHPAPAAAMRRLSGRLVRDALEVERVLTEVLPRLDGADGPLLRASRWALELVPGLAADWAHTVPVDNTRAYIGSVDAFARRLPLRAAAMLLRVLQETDDRAAPDLERLVASWSSSFERRFRARWVPLEHQIEHQSRTVVAAALHARDRAA
- a CDS encoding SSI family serine proteinase inhibitor, which codes for MTHSTTVKAGRAGVRGVLLAAASLLVLATVPAQAAERETLPGNWLYLTLTTGDAQSSDTRGTLLMCNPPQGHASATEACAELAAVDGDIARMTPKDRVCTMIYAPVSARASGQWNGRPIEFRQTFGNACEMEALTGAVFALDD
- a CDS encoding aminoglycoside phosphotransferase family protein, with amino-acid sequence MTQAPTPTADTVRRLVRSLLKDGADDTAGPEVRPVAEGGEPVTWWVGARHVLRLAPDRETAVRQRRELRLRDLVRPHLAVAVPTSVAHGEWAPGLTYTLDTKVPGGSAEEHDVSALGEADLAGLLTGLREVPARQAEALGVPRTGPRSLEALRRRAERAAGRLAAADEFDAVRMHQLTQPAAVQLAAQPAGAVLVHHGLTGEHLVVSADGRVRAVLGWTDTVVGDPAEDIAGLARAVGSPAAVRAATLAGYGARPCLRGLWLARCDTVVHLAEALDAVSRTSLPLLRRQLELAWEPILLERVTELRDEES